In a single window of the Pongo abelii isolate AG06213 chromosome 1, NHGRI_mPonAbe1-v2.0_pri, whole genome shotgun sequence genome:
- the ZNF669 gene encoding zinc finger protein 669 isoform X1, producing the protein MDSVAFEDVAVNFTQEEWALLDSSQKNLYREVMQETCRNLASVGSKWKDQNIDDHFEKPGKDIRNHMVQRLCESKEGGQYGEVVSQIPNLDLNENISTGLKQCECSICGKVFVRHSLLNRHILAHSGYKPYGEKQYKCEQCGKFFVSVPGVRRHMIMHSGNPAYKCTICGKAFYFLNSVERHQRTHTGEKPYKCKQCGKAFTVPGSCLIHERTHTGEKPYECKECGKTFRFSCSFKTHERTHTGERPYKCTKCDKAFSCSTSLRYHGSIHTGERPYECKQCGKAFSRLSSLCNHRSTHTGEKPYECKQCDQAFSRLSSLHLHERIHTGEKPYECKKCGKAYTRSSHLTRHERSHDIEAGSSDSAYNPSTLGGQGVWIA; encoded by the exons ATG GACTCGGTGGCTTTTGAGGATGTGGCTGTGAACTTTACCCAGGAGGAATGGGCTTTGCTAGATTCTTCTCAGAAGAATCTCTACAGAGAAGTGATGCAGGAAACCTGCAGGAACCTGGCTTCTGTAG GAAGCAAATGGAAAGACCAGAATATTGACGATCACTTCGAAAAACCTGGGAAAGATATAAG AAATCATATGGTACAGAGACTGTGTGAAAGCAAAGAAGGTGGTCAGTATGGAGAAGTTGTCAGCCAAATTCCAAATCTTGATCTGAACGAGAACATTTCTACTGGACTAAAACAATGTGAATGCAGTATTTGTGGAAAAGTCTTTGTACGTCATTCCCTCCTTAATAGGCACATCCTAGCTCACTCAGGATACAAACCATATGGAGAGAAGCAATATAAATGTGAACAGTGTGGGAAATTCTTCGTTTCTGTTCCAGGTGTTAGAAGACACATGATAATGCACAGTGGAAATCCAGCTTATAAATGTACGATATGTGGgaaagctttttattttctcaattcaGTTGAAAGACATCAGAGAACTCACACAGGAGaaaaaccctataaatgtaaACAGTGTGGTAAAGCGTTCACTGTTCCCGGTTCTTGTCTAATACATGAacgaactcacactggagagaaaccctacgaatgtaaggaatgtgggaaaacattcagattttcttgttcttttaagaCGCATGAAAGGACTCACACTGGAGAAAGACCCTATAAATGTACCAAATGTGATAAAGCCTTCAGCTGTTCCACTTCCCTTCGTTACCATGGAAGcattcatactggagagagacCCTATGAGTGTAAacaatgtggcaaagcctttagtcGTTTGAGTTCCCTTTGTAACCATAGAAGTACTCATAccggagagaaaccctatgaatgtaaacaGTGTGATCAAGCCTTCAGTCGCCTCAGTTCCCTTCACCTCCACgaaagaattcatactggagaaaaaccctatgaatgtaagaaATGCGGTAAAGCCTACACTCGTTCCAGTCACCTTACTCGCCATGAAAGAAGTCATGATATAGAGGCTGGGTCTAGTGActcagcctataatcccagcactttgggaggccaaggtgtgtggattgcttga
- the LINC02897 gene encoding LOW QUALITY PROTEIN: putative uncharacterized protein C1orf229 (The sequence of the model RefSeq protein was modified relative to this genomic sequence to represent the inferred CDS: inserted 2 bases in 2 codons; deleted 4 bases in 3 codons) produces the protein MGLCALQPLAQGPPGKSFTSCGTWTASGLPSLGRVPPRLRLAFDFLEPRARGQRGGSGGRQSTPAAEKTRPPHPPNAVLLLQPKPSLSWARGRGCGGHFRXLPAAAPRSGSHTPRCASSDRSLREQKQRRAGPDPTPSPAPPPAGPRPSPGSLGPSSPAAARTTRGAYGLQGGASPDGPGRAAVGAAPPRTTGPGAGGEGALLGCGSGRTPPAPATWRRRLXPAEGPPGAAAANFPERERL, from the exons ATGGGCCTGTGCGCCCTCCAGCCCCTG GCCCAGGGCCCTCCTGGAAAATCCTTCACATCCTGCGGGACCTGGACCGCCAGCGGCCTCCCAAGCCTGGGCCGTGTGCCCCCTCGCCTCCGCCTGGCATTCGACTTCTTAGAACCCCGGGCACGAGGGCAGCGTGGGGGCAGTGGCGGCCGTCAGTCCACGCCGGCCGCTGAGAAGACGcgcccaccccaccctccaaacgccgtcctcctgcttcagccgaAGCCGTCCCTGAGCTGGGCCCGGGGACGCGGCTGCGGAGGCCACTTCC CACTGCCCGCTGCGGCCCCGCGCTCCGGGAGCCACACACCCCGCTGCGCCAGCTCCGACCGCAGTCTTCGGGAGCAGAAGCAGCGCCGCGCGGGCCCTGACCCCACGCCCTCC CCGGCGCCTCCGCCCGCAGGACCCCGGCCCTCCCCGGGCTCGCTGGGTCCTTCCTCCCCGGCCGCTGCCCGCACCACGCGCGGGGCCTACGGGCTCCAAGGCGGCGCCAGCCCAGACGGCCCCGGCCGAGCAGCGGTGGGTGCGGCCCCC CCACGGACCACGGGCCCCGGCGCCGGCGGGGAGGGCGCGCTCCTAGGCTGCGGGAGCGGACGGACCCCTCCGGCTCCGGCCACCTGGCGGCGCCGCC CTCCCGCCGAAGGCCCTCCCGGGGCAGCCGCCGCAAACTTTCCGGAGCGGGAGCGACTGTGA
- the ZNF669 gene encoding zinc finger protein 669 isoform X2 produces MGFARFFSEESLQRSDAGNLQEPGFCRNHMVQRLCESKEGGQYGEVVSQIPNLDLNENISTGLKQCECSICGKVFVRHSLLNRHILAHSGYKPYGEKQYKCEQCGKFFVSVPGVRRHMIMHSGNPAYKCTICGKAFYFLNSVERHQRTHTGEKPYKCKQCGKAFTVPGSCLIHERTHTGEKPYECKECGKTFRFSCSFKTHERTHTGERPYKCTKCDKAFSCSTSLRYHGSIHTGERPYECKQCGKAFSRLSSLCNHRSTHTGEKPYECKQCDQAFSRLSSLHLHERIHTGEKPYECKKCGKAYTRSSHLTRHERSHDIEAGSSDSAYNPSTLGGQGVWIA; encoded by the exons ATGGGCTTTGCTAGATTCTTCTCAGAAGAATCTCTACAGAGAAGTGATGCAGGAAACCTGCAGGAACCTGGCTTCTGTAG AAATCATATGGTACAGAGACTGTGTGAAAGCAAAGAAGGTGGTCAGTATGGAGAAGTTGTCAGCCAAATTCCAAATCTTGATCTGAACGAGAACATTTCTACTGGACTAAAACAATGTGAATGCAGTATTTGTGGAAAAGTCTTTGTACGTCATTCCCTCCTTAATAGGCACATCCTAGCTCACTCAGGATACAAACCATATGGAGAGAAGCAATATAAATGTGAACAGTGTGGGAAATTCTTCGTTTCTGTTCCAGGTGTTAGAAGACACATGATAATGCACAGTGGAAATCCAGCTTATAAATGTACGATATGTGGgaaagctttttattttctcaattcaGTTGAAAGACATCAGAGAACTCACACAGGAGaaaaaccctataaatgtaaACAGTGTGGTAAAGCGTTCACTGTTCCCGGTTCTTGTCTAATACATGAacgaactcacactggagagaaaccctacgaatgtaaggaatgtgggaaaacattcagattttcttgttcttttaagaCGCATGAAAGGACTCACACTGGAGAAAGACCCTATAAATGTACCAAATGTGATAAAGCCTTCAGCTGTTCCACTTCCCTTCGTTACCATGGAAGcattcatactggagagagacCCTATGAGTGTAAacaatgtggcaaagcctttagtcGTTTGAGTTCCCTTTGTAACCATAGAAGTACTCATAccggagagaaaccctatgaatgtaaacaGTGTGATCAAGCCTTCAGTCGCCTCAGTTCCCTTCACCTCCACgaaagaattcatactggagaaaaaccctatgaatgtaagaaATGCGGTAAAGCCTACACTCGTTCCAGTCACCTTACTCGCCATGAAAGAAGTCATGATATAGAGGCTGGGTCTAGTGActcagcctataatcccagcactttgggaggccaaggtgtgtggattgcttga